A section of the Rattus norvegicus strain BN/NHsdMcwi chromosome 15, GRCr8, whole genome shotgun sequence genome encodes:
- the Kbtbd6 gene encoding kelch repeat and BTB domain-containing protein 6, protein MQSREDAPRSRRLASPRGGRRPKRISKPSVSAFFTGPEELKDTAHSAALLAQLKSFYDARLLCDVTIEVVTPGSGPGTGRLFSCNRNVLAAACPYFKSMFTGGMYESQQASVTIHDVDAESFEVLVDYCYTGRVSLSEANVQRLYAASDMLQLEYVREACASFLARRLDLTNCTAILKFADAFDHHKLRSQAQSFIAHNFKQLSRMGSIREETLADLTLAQLLAVLRLDSLDVESEKTVCHVAVQWLEAAPKERGPSAAEVFKCIRWAHFPAEDQDYLEELLTKPIVKKYCLDVIEGALLQLRLDDDLCKALIRVPSSSSNSSNNSNSNNNNDTSNTVIPAEENPPHRLGMCVKRMMVFFEHCKHPFLCCYSYSGEIYKVFLPVSCLADTRALSTLAVSIFPDHDICSTVQPRKGVWVYKPAPNNLHQLTDHLLCPKGMDVTDLNGYIYILGGQDPVTGAILKDVECYSVQKNEWQLVAQPPHSFTSLT, encoded by the coding sequence ATGCAGTCCCGGGAAGACGCCCCGCGCTCTCGCCGCCTCGCCAGTCCCCGCGGCGGGAGGCGGCCCAAGAGGATTTCCAAGCCCTCTGTGTCGGCCTTTTTCACCGGCCCAGAGGAATTAAAGGACACGGCCCATTCTGCAGCCCTCCTGGCACAGCTCAAGTCTTTCTACGACGCGCGTCTGCTGTGCGATGTGACCATCGAGGTGGTGACGCCTGGCAGTGGGCCCGGCACGGGGCGCCTCTTCTCGTGCAACCGCAACGTGCTGGCGGCGGCTTGCCCCTACTTCAAGAGCATGTTCACAGGGGGCATGTACGAGAGCCAGCAGGCCAGCGTGACCATCCACGACGTGGATGCCGAGTCCTTCGAGGTCTTGGTGGACTACTGCTACACTGGCCGCGTGTCGCTGAGCGAGGCCAATGTGCAGCGCCTGTACGCGGCCTCGGATATGCTCCAGCTGGAGTACGTGCGTGAAGCCTGTGCTTCCTTCCTGGCTCGCCGACTTGACCTGACCAACTGCACTGCCATCCTCAAGTTTGCCGATGCCTTTGACCACCACAAGCTGCGCTCTCAGGCCCAGTCCTTCATAGCTCACAACTTCAAGCAGCTCAGCAGGATGGGTTCCATTCGGGAGGAGACGCTGGCCGATCTGACCCTGGCCCAGCTGCTGGCCGTCCTGCGTCTGGACAGTCTGGATGTAGAGAGTGAGAAGACTGTGTGTCACGTGGCGGTGCAGTGGCTGGAGGCTGCTCCCAAAGAGCGGGGCCCTAGCGCTGCTGAAGTCTTTAAGTGTATTCGTTGGGCACATTTCCCTGCAGAAGATCAGGACTACCTAGAGGAGCTACTGACTAAGCCTATTGTGAAGAAATACTGCCTGGACGTTATTGAAGGGGCTCTCCTGCAGCTTCGTTTGGATGATGATTTGTGCAAGGCTCTGATTCGGGTGCCAagcagcagcagtaacagcagcaacaatagcaatagtaataataacaacgATACCAGCAATACTGTCATCCCTGCAGAAGAAAATCCACCCCATAGGTTAGGGATGTGTGTTAAGAGAATGATGGTTTTCTTTGAACACTGCAAGCATCCCTTTCTCTGCTGTTACTCATACTCTGGGGAAATTTACAAAGTGTTCTTGCCTGTGTCTTGCCTTGCAGACACTAGAGCCCTCTCCACCTTAGCCGTCTCTATTTTTCCAGACCATGACATCTGTTCCACTGTTCAGCCCAGGAAAGGTGTATGGGtatataagccagccccaaataattTGCATCAACTGACTGACCACTTGCTCTGTCCGAAGGGTATGGATGTGACAGATCTGAATGGCTACATTTACATTTTGGGTGGACAAGACCCCGTTACTGGAGCTATATTAAAGGACGTAGAATGCTACAGTGTCCAGAAGAACGAATGGCAATTAGTAGCTCAACCCCCACATTCCTTTACATCTTTGACTTAA